One Drosophila ananassae strain 14024-0371.13 chromosome XR, ASM1763931v2, whole genome shotgun sequence genomic window, ACCAAGTACCTCTTCAATAGTCATGTACATTTTTCTGAGCTCAGCTCTGCTCCTTTCGCTTCTTACAGTCTCCGCTCTAAGACTCCGCTGCCACAACCGATCGACAATGGACCGCCTTTCAAACTGACATTCAACACTCGACTGGGGAGAGACTTCCATTCCAGTCAGTCGACTGGCAAAGTGAATACGCACCTCTTGTGGTCTTCAGTTCTCCAGGCACACTACTGCACCTGCCTCCTAGACTCCAGACTCCAACAGACTCCGACAGATGTTTGCTCAGTTGTTGACGAAGAGCTGCCAGCCCAGTGACTTAATGAGCCGAAATGCCAAATAGACTGGAACCAGTGTTAGCGATATGTACACATAATAGCCCCAATTGCCGGTTATTTCCTCCGTCATACCTGCAACACAGATCACACAGATCATCGAGATGAAatgttaaataatattaatcaCCATTCAGAACAAAGGAATGAGACACACGCAACTGCAAACACAATTTCTTTTCATCTCACTGGCATATTTGTTCTGTTCGGTTCTGTTTTCAGTTCAATAAGTGACATACGTGACTCCCAAGGGGGTCAATAAGGGAAATATGGCCCAAAAGGGGAGAGGCCGTAGTGAGAAGTGGAACATAAGCGGCTTACATCCAAAACATATGCCAGCTGGTCTCCCCCAGAAACTCCTCCTGCAGCACAGTGACTGAGACTATTCCCGGAAATGGCTAGAttctttttctattttttccaaTTAATCTTTCATAGTTTGGTAATTGAACAAGTTCTTTGTT contains:
- the LOC116655052 gene encoding uncharacterized protein LOC116655052 isoform X2, giving the protein MTEEITGNWGYYVYISLTLVPVYLAFRLIKSLGWQLFVNN